From a single Papaver somniferum cultivar HN1 unplaced genomic scaffold, ASM357369v1 unplaced-scaffold_19, whole genome shotgun sequence genomic region:
- the LOC113338866 gene encoding ferritin-3, chloroplastic-like: MALKISSAISSPLQTSQLEIKPIFASPSRVSIFPKKRNVVISAELNNRAAITGIVFDPSEEVKKELVLVPNVPQQSLARQKFTDDSESAINYQINVEYNASYVYHAMYAYFDRDNVALKGLAKFFKESSEEERQHAEKLMEYQNKRGGKVKLQSVVAPVSEFEHVEKGDALYAMELALSLEKLVNEKLLHLHSVANQNNDVQLMDFVESEFLTEQVEAIKKISEYVVQLRRIGKGHGVWHFNQMLLEEGAAA; the protein is encoded by the exons ATGGCTCTCAAGATTTCTTCTGCTATTTCTTCTCCTCTCCAAACCTCACAACTAGAAATCAAACCCATATTCGCATCTCCTTCTCGGGTTTCGATTTTTCCCAAGAAAAGAAATGTTGTGATATCTGCTGAATTAAATAATCGTGCTGCAATAACAGGGATAGTTTTCGATCCATCGGAAGAAGTAAAGAAAGAACTTGTTTTGGTTCCAAATGTTCCTCAACAATCTCTTGCTCGTCAAAAGTTCACGGATGATTCTGAATCTGCAATCAATTATCAAATCAA CGTGGAATATAACGCGTCGTATGTGTATCACGCCATGTATGCGTACTTTGATAGAGATAACGTAGCTCTTAAAGGCCTGGCAAA GTTCTTTAAGGAATCAAGTGAAGAAGAACGGCAACACGCCGAAAAACTGATGGAATATCAG AATAAGAGAGGAGGTAAAGTGAAGCTGCAATCTGTTGTCGCGCCTGTTTCTGAATTCGAGCATGTTGAGAAGGGAGATGCTTTGTATG CTATGGAACTTGCACTGTCGTTGGAGAAGTTGGTGAATGAGAAGCTTCTCCATTTGCATAGT GTTGCGAACCAAAACAATGACGTACAACTGATGGATTTTGTGGAGTCCGAATTTCTGACCGAGCAG GTGGAGGCTATTAAAAAGATATCAGAATATGTGGTTCAATTGAGGAGGATAGGCAAAGGACATG GTGTTTGGCACTTTAACCAGATGCTGCTCGAAGAAGGAGCTGCTGCGTGA
- the LOC113338865 gene encoding 40S ribosomal protein S4-3, whose product MARGLKKHLKRLNAPKHWMLDKLGGAFAPKPSSGPHKSRECLPLILILRNRLKYALTYREVIAILMQRHILVDGKVRTDKTYPSGFMDVVSIPKTNENFRLLYDTKGRFRLHSIKDEEAKFKLCKVRNVHFGSKGIPYINTFDGRTIRYPDPLIKANDTIKLDLESNKIVDFIKFDIGNVVMVTGGRNRGRVGVIKNREKHKGSFDTLHIQDSTGHEFATRLANVFTIGKGTKPWVTLPKGKGIKLTIIEEARKRLAAQGAATA is encoded by the exons ATG GCAAGAGGGTTGAAGAAGCATTTGAAGAGGCTCAATGCGCCTAAGCATTGGATGCTTGACAAGCTTGGTGGTGCCTTT GCTCCAAAACCATCATCTGGTCCACACAAATCTAGGGAGTGTTTACCATTGATCCTTATTTTGCGTAATAGGTTGAAGTATGCTCTCACATACCGTGAGGTTATTGCTATCTTGATGCAAAGGCATATTCTTGTTGATGGAAAGGTCAGGACTGACAAGACATACCCTTCTGGGTTCATGG ATGTCGTGTCAATTCCCAAGACAAATGAGAACTTCCGTCTCCTTTATGACACCAAGGGTCGTTTCAGACTCCACTCAATCAAGGATGAAGAGGCCAAG TTCAAGCTTTGCAAGGTCCGTAATGTGCATTTTGGATCAAAGGGTATCCCATACATCAACACATTTGATGGTCGCACTATACGCTACCCAGATCCCCTGATCAAGGCTAACGACACCATCAAGCTTGATCTTGAGAGCAACAAGATTGTCGATTTTATCAAATTTGACATTGGTAATGTTGTCATGGTTACTGGAGGAAGAAACAGAGGCCGTGTTGGTGTCATTAAGAACAGAGAAAAGCATAAGGGAAGTTTTGACACCCTTCACATCCAGGATAGCACCGGTCATGAATTTGCCACCCGTTTGGCAAATGTCTTCACCATTGGTAAGGGGACAAAGCCTTGGGTGACTCTCCCCAAGGGCAAGGGTATCAAGTTAACCATCATCGAAGAGGCAAGGAAGCGTCTTGCAGCACAAGGAGCCGCTACTGCTTGA